CGCCCCGGCAGCCTGGCCCAGGACGTCTACGCGGAGCACTTCGTGCGCGCGGCCCCGGCGTCCACCGACTGGCCGGTCCATCCTCGGGAGGTCCCGGGCGGGGAAGCGAACCCCCTGTGGGGCCGGTTCGCCCGGTACTTCGGGCTGCGGACACGCGTCCTCGACGACTTCCTCCTCCGGTCGGTACGCGCCGGGGGCGCCCGCCAAGTGGTCCTGGTCGGGGCGGGGTTGGACGCGCGGGCGTTCCGGCTCGACTGGCCTCCCGGCTGCGTGGTCTTCGAGATCGACCGGGAGGAGGTACTGGCCTTCAAACACCGGGTGCTCGGCGGTCTTTCGGCCACCCCGAAGGCGGCGCGCGTCCCGGTCCCGATGGATCTCCGCGCCGACTGGGCCGACGCGCTGCCCCGCGTCGGCTTCGACCCGACCGCGCCCAGCGTCTGGCTGGTCGAGGGGCTGCTGTTCTACCTGCCGCCGGCCGCCGAGACCTACCTCATCGACACGGTGGCGGGGCTGAGCGCCGGGGGAAGCGCGCTGGCCTTCGAGGTCAAGTTGGAGAAGGACCTGCTGGAGTACCGCGACAGCCCGCTGTACACGGCCACCAGGGACCAGATCGGCATCGACCTGCTGGACCTGTTCGACCTGGCGCCCCGCCCCGACTCGGCGGGCCGTCTTGCGGACCGGGGCTGGTCGGTCTCGGTCCACACCCCCTTCGACTTCACCCGCCTGCACGGGCGCGGCCCGCTGCCCGAGCCGAACGACGCACTGGCGGGAAATCGGTGGGTGTTCGCGGACAAACCGCGCCCGGCCGATGCCGGACACGAGGCGTGAGTTCCTGCATTCGGACGACTTCGCACCGCTCGAATCGATGTTTTCCAGCCGCAGGGATACGGTGATTATTGGCCATTTCAGTGCAGATCAGACGTCCCGGCGACCGGGTTTCCGGACAGCGGAAAACCATCGTCCCCGTGGTGTGATCCCAGGAGGAATGATGACCGAGCACGACGCGAGCGGAGCCGAGGGACCTGCGGACGGTGGAGCGGCCGGTACGCCCGGCGTCCACGACGGCGGAGCGGACGGCGCAGCCGAAGGACCCGCGGACGGCGGAGCGGCCGGCACCCCGGGTGTCCACGACGGCGGCGCTGATGGCGGCGCGGACGGCGGAGCCGACAGCGGAGCCGAGGGACCCGCGGACGGCGGAGCGGCCGGTAGGCCCGGCGTCCACGACGGCGGGGCCGACGGCGGAGCCGAAGGGCCCGCGGACGGCGGAGCGGCCGGAACGCCCGGCGTCCACGACGGCGGAGCCGACGGTGGCGCTGACGGCGGGGCCGGCAGCCGCTCTTGAGCCTGTCCCGCACCGAGGTCCGGGATTCCGGCGCGCGTGAAGGCGCCGGGATCCTGGAATCCCGTCTGACCGGGCTCAGCCGGGAGGAATTCGCCCGTGCCGTCTGGGGGCGGACAGCGTCGCTGACGCGTGGGGCGAGCGACTTCTCCGACGTCTTCTCCCCGTCCGCCGTGGACGAGCTGGTCTCCCGCCGCGGGCTGCGTACTCCGTTCCTCCGGGTCGCCAAGGACGGCGCCACGCTTCCGCCGTCATCCTTCACCGCACCCGCCGGAGTCGGGGCGACCGTCGCCGACCAACTCGACGACACGGCCCTGTGGCGTGCGTTCGCCGACGGCGCCACCCTCGTCCTGCAGGCGCTGCACCGCACCTGGGAGCCGGTGGCGGACCTGGTCTCCCGACTGAGTACGGAGCTGGGGCACCCCGTACAGGCGAACGCCTACGTCACCCCGCCGCAGAACCGGGGGTTCGACGCGCACTACGACGTCCACGATGTGTTCGTCCTCCAGATCGAGGGGGCTAAGCGGTGGGTGGTCCACGAGCCCGTACTGCCGGATCCGTTGCCCGATCAGCCGTGGACCGGTCACCGTGCGGCCGTCGCCGACCGGGCCGCGCACGGCACGCCCCATCTGGACACGATGCTCCGCCCCGGCGATGTGCTGTATCTGCCGCGCGGCTGGCTGCACTCGGCGCAGGCCCAGGGGGAGGTCTCGATCCATCTGACGCTGGGGATCCACGCCTGGACCCGCTACGCACTGGCCGAGCACCTGACCCGGGCCGCCCTCGCGGCGCTGGGCGACGACCCGTCCATGCGCCGGTCCCTCCCCCTGGCGGAACAGGCGACGAACGGGGCGCACGAACCAGGTGGCCCAGACGGCACGGACGGTGTCCTGGACCTGGTCCGCGAGCGCCTGATGGCCGCCGTCGCCGAGGCCGACCCCGCCCCGCTCTTCCACCGCACCCGACGGTCCCGGGCCCGCCCGGCGCCGCTGGGGCCGGTGGCGCAGCTCTCCGCGTTGAGCGGCCTTGCGACGACCTCACCGGTACGGCTGCGGAAGGCGCTGGAGCCCCGCCTGGAGGGAACGCGCCTGTTCACCCGCGTGGGGTACCTCGACTTCCCGGCACGTGACCTCGTACCCGTGGCCCGGCTGCTCGACGGCCGGGTGCACACCGCCGGCGACCTCGGCCTCGCACTCGCCGGACGGCTACTGCGGGCGGGCGTCCTGGTGCCCGCGGACCGGTGACCCCGCCGGACCGGTTCTTCTGCGCCGCCGCGGCCAGGGCCCGCCATGACCCGTTCGTCGGCACGGCCCCCTTCGGCTCCGTCTGGGTCCTCATCGAGTACCGGCGCGCCTGGCCCGCCGACGGTTTCGACGGCATCGACCTCGATCCGGAGACCAAGACCCTCGTGTTCGCCGCGGCCCGGGCCAACCGGGCCCGGATCCTCCTCGTCAGGCGGCACGGACGCCGCCGCTTCAAGGGGAGCGACCGGTGGGCGGTACTGCACCACCAGAGCTCCGGCGTGCTGCGCCAGCGGTGGGGCAGCTGGCACCGTGACCAGGACCTCGCGCAGATCGTGACCGCCCTCGACTCCCCCGGGGAGCCGGGCCTCGCCCCCGTCGTCCTCGTCTGCGCGCACGGCCTGCACGACGCCTGTTGCGCGGTGCGGGGCCGTCCCGTGGGCCAGGCCCTCAGTGCGCGCTGGCCCGACCTGGTGTGGGAGTGCACGCACGTGGGCGGTGACCGGTTCGCCGCCAACGTCGTCGTCGTGCCCGACGGCGTCTACTACGGCAATCTGGACCCCCGCTCGGCGCTCACCGTGGTCGAGGACCACCTCGCCGACCGGATCCGCGCCGACCACCTGCGGGGCTACACCACCCTCCGCCCGCCGCAGCAGGCAGCGGTGGCCGCGGTGCTCCGGCACTTCGGCCCGGCGGGCAGGCACGACTACGCGGTCACCGCGACGGTCGCCGCCGACGACGGCTGGCGCGTCAGCGTCAACGGCCGGGCGCCGCACCCGAGACTGCTCGACGTCGAGGTACGGGCCCGGCGCACGCCGGCCCGCCAACTGACCTGCCGCGGACCCGCGAACAGCTCGGCGCTCGTCTATGACGTGACGTCGGTCCGCGACCGCTGACCCCCTCCCCGAGGCCGGCCCCCGCTCTCAGGCGCAGCCCGGGCACAGCCCGCGGTAGGTGATCTCCACCGAGCCGACCGCGAAGCCGAACCGCTCCGTCTCGGGCAGATCACCGATGGCGTTGCCGACCGGGTGGACGTCACGGACCGTGCCGCAGCCGGAGCAGACCAGGTGCTGGTGGGGGTTGTGCGCGTTCGGGTCGTAGCGCTTGGCGCGGCCCACGGTGGAGACCTCCAGCACCTCGCCGAGCGCGACCAGCTCGCCCAGCGTGTTGTAGACGGTCGCGCGGGAGATCTCCGGCAGACGCGCGGCGGCACGCAGATGGACCTCGTCGGCCGTCAGGTGTACGTGGTCGCCGTCGAGGACCTCCGCGACGACGCGCCGCTGGGAGGTCATACGCCAGCCACGGCCCCGCAGCCGCCCCAGGAGGTCGCTCATCTCGTTTCACCTGCTCCGCTCGCCGGAGGGGGCGGGCGGCTCGCGCACGGAATGCGCCGACACCACGCCCCCTCATTATGGTTTTAGCTTGCTTCTTGACTTGGACGAAGTCCATCGTAGGATCGATCCCGGCGACATCCAAGAGACAGGAAGACTCCGGTACGGCAGCAGAGACACGCGACGGGACACCACCGGTCGACCGCGCAATGCCGCCCGTCGGCCCAGCGCCGTCGTCGTCGCACCGCCCGGGATCGCCGGGTGCGGTGGTCCGCGAGGCGCTCGGACGACCCGCGGCGGGACCCGACATCAGCGTGCCCCTTCTGTACGGCCCGAATCCTCCTCCCCCCGTTCAGCGCCCCCACGACCCTCCGGGGCCGGAAGGATCACCCATGACCGAGAACAACGAGTCGCACGTCTTCGACCCCGTCGTCCCGGATTCGCCCGAGACGGCCATCCCGGAGGTGCCCGAGGCGCAGGCGGGCGGCTGCCCCGTGGCGCACGGCCGCGCGCCGCACCCCACGCAGGGCGGCGGGAACCGCCAGTGGTGGCCGGACCGCCTCAACCTGAAGATCCTGGCCAAGAACCCCGCCGTGGCGAACCCGCTGGGTGAGGAGTTCGACTACGCGGCCGCGTTCGAGGCGCTGGACCTGCCCGCGGTGAAGCGGGACATCGCCGAGGTGCTCACCACCTCGCAGGACTGGTGGCCGGCCGACTTCGGCAACTACGGACCGCTGATGATCCGGATGGCCTGGCACAGCGCCGGCACGTACCGCATCAGCGACGGCCGCGGTGGCGCGGGCGCCGGCCAGCAGCGGTTCGCCCCGCTGAACAGCTGGCCGGACAACGGCAACCTGGACAAGGCCCGCCGACTGCTGTGGCCGGTCAAGAAGAAGTACGGCCAGGCGCTGTCCTGGGCCGACCTGCTGATCCTCACCGGCAACGTCGCCCTGGAGACCATGGGCCTGAAGACCTTCGGCTTCGCCGGCGGCCGCGAGGACGTCTGGGAGTCGGAGGAGGACGTCTACTGGGGCCCCGAGACCACCTGGCTCGACGACGAGCGCTACACCGGCGACCGCGAGCTGGAGAACCCGCTCGGCGCGGTCCAGATGGGTCTGATCTACGTCAACCCCGAGGGCCCCAACGGCAACCCGGACCCGGTCGCCGCCGCCCGCGACATCCGCGAGACCTTCCGCCGGATGGCGATGAACGACGAGGAGACCGTCGCTCTCATCGCCGGTGGCCACACCTTCGGCAAGACGCACGGCGCCGGCCCGGCCGAAAACGTCGGCGCGGACCCCGAGGGCGCCCCGCTGGAGGAGCAGGGTCTCGGCTGGCGCAGCTCGTACAAGTCGGGCAAGGGCGGGGACGCCATCACCAGCGGTCTGGAGGTGACCTGGACCAGCACGCCGACCCAGTGGGGCAATGAGTTCTTCCACAACCTCTTCGCCTACGAGTACGAGCTGACCAAGTCGCCGGCGGGCGCGCACCAGTGGATCGCCAAGGACGCGGAGGCGACCATCCCGCACGCGCACGACGCGTCGAAGAAGCAGAAGCCGCAGATGCTCACCACCGACCTGTCGCTGCGCTTCGACCCGGCGTACGAACAGATCTCGCGCCGCTTCTACGAGAACCCGGAGGAGTTCGCGGACGCCTTCGCCCGTGCCTGGTACAAGCTCACGCACCGCGACATGGGTCCGATCCAGCGTTACCTGGGTCCCGAGGTGCCCTCCGAGGTGCTGCTGTGGCAGGACCCGCTGCCCGCGCGCACGGGTGAGCTGCTGGACGCCGCGGAGATCGCCGCGCTCAAGGAGCAGGTGCTGGCCACGGACCTCACCGTGGCGCAGCTGGTCTCAGCCGCCTGGGCCTCGGCCGCGTCCTTCCGCGGCAGCGACAAGCGGGGCGGCGCCAACGGCGCCCGGGTCCGTCTGGAGCCGCAGCGCGGCTGGGAGGCGAACGACCCGGACGAGCTGGCCCAGGTCCTGCGGGCGCTGGAGGGGATCCAGGAGTCCTTCAACGCCAGGGGCGGCAAGCAGGTCTCGCTGGCCGACCTGATCGTGCTGGCGGGCAACGCGGCGGTCGAGCAGGCGGCCAAGGACGCCGGTGTCGAGGTGGAGGTGCCGTTCACCCCGGGCCGGGTGGACGCCACGCAGGAGCAGACGGACGTCGAGTCCTTCGCCGCTCTGGAGCCCGCGTACGACGGCTTCCGCAACTACGTCGGCAAGGCGGCCCGGCTGCCCGCCGAGTACCTGCTCCTGGACCGGGCGAATCTGCTGACACTGAGCGCCCCGGAGACGACCGTCCTGGTCGGCGGTCTGCGGGTGCTGGGCGCCAACACCGGCGGCTCGAAGCACGGCGTCCTCACCGACCGCCCGGGCACGCTGACCAATGACTTCTTCGTGAACCTGCTCGACCTGGGCATCACCTGGAAGTCGACGTCGTCGGCACAGGACGAGTTCGAGGCCCGCGACGCAGCGGGCGAGGTCAAGTGGACCGGCACCCGCGCCGATCTGGTCTTCGGCTCCAACTCCGAGCTCCGTGCCCTCGCCGAGGTCTACGCGAGCGACGACGCGCGGCAGAAGTTCGTGACGGACTTCGTCGCCGCCTGGGCCAAGGTCATGGAGCTCGACCGCTACGACCTGGCCTGACAGCCTCCGGCCACGTCTGCTCCGGGCGGCGTGGCCGGCATGCTCCAGAGGTGGGGCCGGTGCGTGCGCGCGCCGGCCCCACCGCGCGTCACCGGGCCGTCCGGCGCCGATCGGGACGTCGGCGGCTGTGTCAGTCCGCTGACGTATTCTTCCGGCCATCACTCACCGAGGCGGAGGATCACGAGCGTTGACCGGCCTGTCTGCTTTCCCGTTGCCCTTTCAGACCTCCCGCTCCATAGGGCTCGCGACACCCCGGACGCTGCGGGAACTCGAGATGATCCGGTGCAGCGCACACATCAGGGCGAAGCCCGGGTGGTTCGACAAGATGAACGATGCCGAGATCGTCGCCAGGTGGACGCGCGAAGCGGCCGCCCGGGGGCTCACCGAGGCGCAGGTCCGGTACGTGCTCGCCGAACTCGCGCACTACGCCGCGCTGCGGGACGCCGGGACGGGGATCGAGGTGTCCGCGGTCGACGGCGTGTGGCAGTCGGACACCCTGGTCGACGACGCGCTCAGGTCCCGGCTGCGCGAGGCGGTCCGGGTTCTGGAGGAGGTCCCCGCAGCGGAGCGGGACTGGCATCCCGGATCCGACGGGCAGGTGCTGGATCTGGTGCATCCCTCGCTGTTCTGTCTGGTGCGCGGGGTGAGCGACGCCCCCGAGCGGGCCTGGCAGAACGAGACCGACCGCTACGCGGCCTACGAATTCTCGGAGAAGTTCCAGTGGCTGCCCACGGATGTCGAGGTCACCGCCGACGGCGACACGGTCTTCCGTTCGTACGTCAACAACGTCCACCCCGAGACCCATCGCGAACTGGCCGCTGTCCTGCCTGACGTCTTCACCCGCCTGCGTCCTCTGCTGGAGAACGTGCTCACGGATCTGCGCCATCCACGGCCTCTGCGGATCGAAGCCGATCCCTTCGGGTGGTACGACTCGGAGCCGGAGTACCCGGACAAGGCGTCGTACGCCGACGACGAGTCCTACCAGGAGGCCCTGCGCGACTGGGAGGTGGACCAGGACGCGTGGTGGGAGAACCGCCGCCCGGTCATCCCGGACGCCCCGGACTTCACCCCGCCCCCGGCGCCCGACGCCTCGGCCCGGGTGGACCTGCGCGGCCACCGCCTCCAGGTCATCGTCAAGCTGGCCACGATTCACCTCACCCCGGACAAGCCGGAGTATGCCGGCGGCTCCTGGCATGTCGAGGGCATGCTGAACGAGCGGATCGTCTCGACCGGTATCTATTACTGGGACAGCGAGAACATCACGGAGAGCCGGCTGAGCTTCCGTACGGCCCTCGACTACCCCCGCTACGAACAGAACGACGACAACGGCCTGCGGGAGGTCTACGGCCTGGAGGACGAGGAGGCGCTGAACCAGACGCTGGGTTCGGCGGCCACCCCGGCGGGCCGGTGCCTGGCGTTCCCCAACATCCTGCAGCACCGCGTCGGCTCGTTCCGTCTCACGGACCCCGCCCGTCCGGGCCATCGCAAGATTCTCGCGTTCTTCCTGGTCGACCCGTCGAAGAAGATCGTCTCGACATCCGAGGTACCCCCTCAGCAGCCGGGGTTCACCACCTCGACCATGACGCGGGAGCAGGCCGAGAGCTATCGCGAAGAGCTCATGCGGGAACGCAAGTTCTTCGTCGACGAGCACAACGAGCAGCTCTACGAACGCGAGTTCTCCCTCTGCGAGCACTGAACCCCATGGGCCGATGAACCGGTGCCGCCGGGCGGCTCGATACTCTCGGCCACGGACATGGACGCCGGGGGCCGGGAGGCGTTGGTGGGAGTGCGGGACCGGATCGCGGCGGAGCTCACCGCTGCCCCGCACGGCGGGGATCTCAAGCTGGAGCGGTACGCGGCTCCGCCCGGCGATCCGGGGCTGTTCGGGATCACCCCGGCAGACCCGGTGTGGCGGGTGCACGGACAGGCCACCGGGATGCTCACCGGCGGGTTCGCCGCCCTCATGCTCCAGTCGCTGCATCCGCTGGCCATGGCCGGGGTCGGCCAGTACTCGGACTTCCGCGCCGATCCGGTCGGGCGGCTGAACAAAACCGTACGGTTCATCACCACGACCACGTTCGGCTCCTCGCCCGCCGCCCGCGAGGTGATCGGCCTCGTCCGGCGCATCCACACACGGGTGCACGGCACCGCCCCCGACGGGAGGCCGTACCGCGCGGACGACCCCGACCTGCTCACCTGGGTGCACACCGCCGAGGTACGCAGCTTCCTCGCCGGCCACCAGGCGTACGCGCCCCGGCCGCGCCGGCTCACCCCCGCCGAGTGCGACACGTACTACCGCCAGGCTGCCCCGGTGGCAGAGGAGTTGGGGGCGCGGAAAGGTGCCGCGTACCGCTTCCGGAACTCGGCATCCGCCGCCCGGCCCCCGTCCGCGTCTGCTGGGACCGGCCCCTGGCAACGGCCCTCGGACGCACCCCGGAATGGGGGCTCGGCCCCTCCCGGATCCAGGCGGCGGCACGGGAACGGCGGGCGGGGGCGCGGCAGGAATGACGAGGCCGCACGCCCCTTGCCGTGCGGAACCCGGCGGGCGGCGGGTCAGCGGAGTCCGGCGAAGAGATCCTTCTCGGGTAGGGCCGCGCCGGTGGCGTCCTCGACCCGGACGAAGGTCTCCATGCCCATCAGCTCGCCGAACCTCTCCTTGCCCATCCTGAGGAAGAAGATGTTCTCGCCCTGGCTGGCGTGCGCGGCCAGCGCGTCGAACTTCTGGCCGCTGAACGCGGTGGTGTCCACCCAGGTGGTGATCTCGTCGTCGGGGAGGCCGATCTCCGCCATCTCGGCGGCCTCGGCCGGATCCGGCTCCGGCGCGTCCTCCTGGAACTCGCGCATGATCTTCTCGAACGTACGCATCGCCGAGTGGGGCATCGTCGTCCAGTAGACCTTCGGTGTCAGCGTGGTCATCTTCAGCGCCGCCATCGTGATGCGGTGGGCCTGGATGTGGTCGGGGTGCCCGTAGAAGCCGTTCTCGTCGTAGGTGACGACCACGTCGGGCCGGTAGTGCCGCATGAGCTCCGCGAGCCGGGCGGCGCCCTCCTCCACGGGGGTCTGCCAGAAGGATCCGGGAGCGTCGTTGCTCGGCCAGCCGATCATCCCGGAGTCCGCGTAGTCCAGCGTCTCCAGATCGCTCACCCCCAGAACCTGACAGCTCGCCCCGAGTTCCTGACGGCGCATCGCGGCGACGGCCGCCGGATCGTGCCCGGGGTCGCCGGGCTTGACGCCTCCCGGCCCGTCACCGCAACCGCCGTCGGTACAGGTCACGAGGACCGTGCGGATGCCTTCCGCCGCATACCGCGCGAGCACTCCCCCGGTTCCCGTGGCCTCGTCGTCGGGGTGGGCGTGCACGGCCATGAGGGTCAGGGGCCGGTCGGTCATGAAGAGGTCCTTCCACGGAGTCGATCGGGGTCCGAGTTCGCGGCGGGCATACCGCAGCTCCGGAGCTCGGCCCCTCGGTGGAGGTAACCGTGCCGCCCGGGCTCGGTGTTCCCGGGGCCCGGCCTCGGCTTCGCCGCGTGTCGACAAACGGCAGGCGAACCGCCTGCTCCCTGCGGAGAAGGAGGAGCCGCGCGGACGGCCTGACCCCCGGCGCCCACCACGCGACGGCGGGGCCGCGGAGCTTCGGGAAGCTCCGCGGCCCCGCCGCACCGACCCGTTCTCGACGTCTCAGCTGTCGTGCAGGGCCTTCTTGAGGGCGTCGACGGCGAGGGTACGGGCGACGTTCGCG
This sequence is a window from Streptomyces parvus. Protein-coding genes within it:
- a CDS encoding cupin domain-containing protein — encoded protein: MSLSRTEVRDSGAREGAGILESRLTGLSREEFARAVWGRTASLTRGASDFSDVFSPSAVDELVSRRGLRTPFLRVAKDGATLPPSSFTAPAGVGATVADQLDDTALWRAFADGATLVLQALHRTWEPVADLVSRLSTELGHPVQANAYVTPPQNRGFDAHYDVHDVFVLQIEGAKRWVVHEPVLPDPLPDQPWTGHRAAVADRAAHGTPHLDTMLRPGDVLYLPRGWLHSAQAQGEVSIHLTLGIHAWTRYALAEHLTRAALAALGDDPSMRRSLPLAEQATNGAHEPGGPDGTDGVLDLVRERLMAAVAEADPAPLFHRTRRSRARPAPLGPVAQLSALSGLATTSPVRLRKALEPRLEGTRLFTRVGYLDFPARDLVPVARLLDGRVHTAGDLGLALAGRLLRAGVLVPADR
- the katG gene encoding catalase/peroxidase HPI is translated as MTENNESHVFDPVVPDSPETAIPEVPEAQAGGCPVAHGRAPHPTQGGGNRQWWPDRLNLKILAKNPAVANPLGEEFDYAAAFEALDLPAVKRDIAEVLTTSQDWWPADFGNYGPLMIRMAWHSAGTYRISDGRGGAGAGQQRFAPLNSWPDNGNLDKARRLLWPVKKKYGQALSWADLLILTGNVALETMGLKTFGFAGGREDVWESEEDVYWGPETTWLDDERYTGDRELENPLGAVQMGLIYVNPEGPNGNPDPVAAARDIRETFRRMAMNDEETVALIAGGHTFGKTHGAGPAENVGADPEGAPLEEQGLGWRSSYKSGKGGDAITSGLEVTWTSTPTQWGNEFFHNLFAYEYELTKSPAGAHQWIAKDAEATIPHAHDASKKQKPQMLTTDLSLRFDPAYEQISRRFYENPEEFADAFARAWYKLTHRDMGPIQRYLGPEVPSEVLLWQDPLPARTGELLDAAEIAALKEQVLATDLTVAQLVSAAWASAASFRGSDKRGGANGARVRLEPQRGWEANDPDELAQVLRALEGIQESFNARGGKQVSLADLIVLAGNAAVEQAAKDAGVEVEVPFTPGRVDATQEQTDVESFAALEPAYDGFRNYVGKAARLPAEYLLLDRANLLTLSAPETTVLVGGLRVLGANTGGSKHGVLTDRPGTLTNDFFVNLLDLGITWKSTSSAQDEFEARDAAGEVKWTGTRADLVFGSNSELRALAEVYASDDARQKFVTDFVAAWAKVMELDRYDLA
- a CDS encoding BatC protein, whose amino-acid sequence is MMTEHDASGAEGPADGGAAGTPGVHDGGADGAAEGPADGGAAGTPGVHDGGADGGADGGADSGAEGPADGGAAGRPGVHDGGADGGAEGPADGGAAGTPGVHDGGADGGADGGAGSRS
- a CDS encoding DUF4246 domain-containing protein — encoded protein: MTGLSAFPLPFQTSRSIGLATPRTLRELEMIRCSAHIRAKPGWFDKMNDAEIVARWTREAAARGLTEAQVRYVLAELAHYAALRDAGTGIEVSAVDGVWQSDTLVDDALRSRLREAVRVLEEVPAAERDWHPGSDGQVLDLVHPSLFCLVRGVSDAPERAWQNETDRYAAYEFSEKFQWLPTDVEVTADGDTVFRSYVNNVHPETHRELAAVLPDVFTRLRPLLENVLTDLRHPRPLRIEADPFGWYDSEPEYPDKASYADDESYQEALRDWEVDQDAWWENRRPVIPDAPDFTPPPAPDASARVDLRGHRLQVIVKLATIHLTPDKPEYAGGSWHVEGMLNERIVSTGIYYWDSENITESRLSFRTALDYPRYEQNDDNGLREVYGLEDEEALNQTLGSAATPAGRCLAFPNILQHRVGSFRLTDPARPGHRKILAFFLVDPSKKIVSTSEVPPQQPGFTTSTMTREQAESYREELMRERKFFVDEHNEQLYEREFSLCEH
- a CDS encoding sucrase ferredoxin; protein product: MTPPDRFFCAAAARARHDPFVGTAPFGSVWVLIEYRRAWPADGFDGIDLDPETKTLVFAAARANRARILLVRRHGRRRFKGSDRWAVLHHQSSGVLRQRWGSWHRDQDLAQIVTALDSPGEPGLAPVVLVCAHGLHDACCAVRGRPVGQALSARWPDLVWECTHVGGDRFAANVVVVPDGVYYGNLDPRSALTVVEDHLADRIRADHLRGYTTLRPPQQAAVAAVLRHFGPAGRHDYAVTATVAADDGWRVSVNGRAPHPRLLDVEVRARRTPARQLTCRGPANSSALVYDVTSVRDR
- a CDS encoding PIG-L family deacetylase; the protein is MTDRPLTLMAVHAHPDDEATGTGGVLARYAAEGIRTVLVTCTDGGCGDGPGGVKPGDPGHDPAAVAAMRRQELGASCQVLGVSDLETLDYADSGMIGWPSNDAPGSFWQTPVEEGAARLAELMRHYRPDVVVTYDENGFYGHPDHIQAHRITMAALKMTTLTPKVYWTTMPHSAMRTFEKIMREFQEDAPEPDPAEAAEMAEIGLPDDEITTWVDTTAFSGQKFDALAAHASQGENIFFLRMGKERFGELMGMETFVRVEDATGAALPEKDLFAGLR
- a CDS encoding Fur family transcriptional regulator: MSDLLGRLRGRGWRMTSQRRVVAEVLDGDHVHLTADEVHLRAAARLPEISRATVYNTLGELVALGEVLEVSTVGRAKRYDPNAHNPHQHLVCSGCGTVRDVHPVGNAIGDLPETERFGFAVGSVEITYRGLCPGCA
- a CDS encoding class I SAM-dependent methyltransferase, which encodes MVDTAHRNTDGTGVEGVAGGVGVTALLVAAARALETHRPGSLAQDVYAEHFVRAAPASTDWPVHPREVPGGEANPLWGRFARYFGLRTRVLDDFLLRSVRAGGARQVVLVGAGLDARAFRLDWPPGCVVFEIDREEVLAFKHRVLGGLSATPKAARVPVPMDLRADWADALPRVGFDPTAPSVWLVEGLLFYLPPAAETYLIDTVAGLSAGGSALAFEVKLEKDLLEYRDSPLYTATRDQIGIDLLDLFDLAPRPDSAGRLADRGWSVSVHTPFDFTRLHGRGPLPEPNDALAGNRWVFADKPRPADAGHEA